One window from the genome of Plasmodium relictum strain SGS1 genome assembly, chromosome: 12 encodes:
- the HRD3 gene encoding ubiquitin-protein ligase, putative, whose amino-acid sequence MYNTFRYLKLSYKYILLLLFFQNFVFSHDYSTQSSKENDFFVEAYELLDRGEYEKSFSILKDCVHYDLRCLTLIGNFYYLGLKPVERDVCNALYIWKVCSDYGSSDAQFYLGVMYSNYFSLPNLYSYYAEEQKIEDNIILFRIYLFLKVKHLEKGIADCIWGRKEKYKDEDKDKKFRSVPVIRFTENNELVLKIKNIRYNIDELELYFNNLNNFPDKYDKEKDGNINYNYTRNHNLSLLYFYSSNLANHPGSILALGIKHMNGYGVEKDCEAASRYYLKLTNDIFNSDEKTEFEIIDLIRLNIPYYDKYSMNNKKIKSIELLLESSLHNNHKVLTMIARRYLIGIDGVKKDYKKAHNYLIKAAKYKNSEAISLLGYIYLLGLGVKIDYDKAIEYFIEGNKLNDSLSYNGLGYMHFFGLGNFKKNTNLAFYYFELAAKGNLSSAQFNLACMYLSGVGTSQSFQSAFYWFYKSLNNGNLLAAYVIGFMHYNGIITSRNCKLALSLLSKVAENNPFIISTTNKIIRYTEKGRNKEALFLMALLAETGCLQSQINLSYKIINSEFSLFLPSDPNSKKIYASRYLAMASERNDFKSLYILGDYAYKGYGIYVHLLPKNNLPINPLYDLNDNKYLYKKNKRKKVTDNNKKNNSTLNNKNILTNSNEIISTDFIDEQGIVFNNKWRFNYSFKFFFNKIDYELAYHHYKSIISFYPNNIYVIQIISKACYNLGYMHYYGIGVPKNIEKSLAYFNSSIKVYPSYKVPSVLFVLYIKFNKYIHNLKKKIRNFFNFL is encoded by the exons ATGTATAATACTTTCAGATATTTGAAGttatcatataaatatattttattattattattttttcaaaattttgttttttctcaTGATTATTCTACACAATCAAGTAAggaaaatgatttttttgtTGAAGCATATGAATTGCTTGATAGAGGAGAATACGAAAAATCCTTCTCAATTTTAAAAGATTGTGTTCACTATGATTTAag ATGTTTAACACTTATAGGaaatttctattatttaGGACTAAAGCCTGTAGAGAGAGATGTGTGTAACGCTCTTTATATATGGAAGGTGTGTTCTGATTATGGTAGTTCAGATGCTCAATTCTATTTAGGTGTGATGtattcaaattatttttctttacctaatttatattcttattatGCAGAGGAACAGAAAATAGaagataatattattttatttagaatatatctgtttttaaaagtaaaacaTTTAGAAAAGGGCATAGCAGATTGCATATGGGggagaaaagaaaaatataaagatgaagataaagataaaaaatttcGAAGTGTTCCTGTAATAAGATTTACTGAAAATAATGAGTtagtattaaaaataaaaaatataagatatAATATAGATGAGTTAGaactttattttaataatttaaataatttcccagataaatatgataaagaaaaagatggaaatataaattataattacaCAAGAAATCATAATTTAAGCttattatacttttataGTAGTAACTTAGCTAATCATCCAGGAAGCATTTTAGCACTTGGAATAAAACATATGAATGGATATGGAGTAGAAAAAGATTGTGAAGCTGCTTCCAggtattatttaaaattaacaaatgatatatttaattctGATGAGAAAACAGAATTTGAAATAATTGATCTAATACGATTAAACATACCATATTATGATAAATATAGcatgaataataaaaaaataaaaagtattgaACTATTACTAGAATCATCTTTGCATAATAATCATAAAGTATTAACTATGATAGCTAGAAGGTATTTAATTGGAATAGATGGTgtaaaaaaagattataaaaaagcacataattatttaataaaggcagcaaaatataaaaactcAGAAGCTATATCTTTATTaggatatatatatttattaggGTTAGGAGTTAAAATTGATTACGATAAAGCAATTGAATATTTTATTGAAGGTAACAAATTGAATGATTCTTTAAGTTATAATGGATTGGGTTATATGCATTTTTTTGGTTTaggtaattttaaaaaaaatacaaatttaGCTTTTTATTACTTTGAATTAGCAGCAAAGGGAAATTTATCGTCAGCTCAATTTAATTTAGCTTGTATGTATTTAAGTGGAGTTGGCACATCTCAGTCTTTTCAAAGTGCATTTTACTGGTTTTATAAATCTTTAAATAATGGAAATTTGTTAGCTGCATACGTTATTGGGTTTATGCATTATAATGGAATCATAACATCAAGAAATTGTAAATTAgctttatctttattatctAAGGTAGCAGAAAATAATCCTTTTATTATAAGTACaactaataaaattataagatACACAGAAAAAGGAAGAAATAAAGAagcattatttttaatggcATTATTAGCAGAAACTGGATGTTTGCAATCACAGATCaatttatcatataaaattataaattcgGAATTCTCCCTATTCTTACCTTCAGATCCTAATtcgaaaaaaatttatgctAGTAGGTATTTAGCCATGGCATCTGAACGTAATgattttaaatcattataCATACTAGGTGATTATGCTTATAAAGGATATGGTATATATGTTCATTTATTACCCAAGAATAATTTACCTATTAATCCATTATAtgatttaaatgataataagtATTTATACAAAAAGAACAAAAGAAAGAAGGTAACTGATAATAATAAGAAGAACAACAGCACtttaaacaataaaaatatactaaCAAACTCTAACGAAATAATATCTACTGATTTTATTGATGAACAAGGTattgtttttaataataaatggagatttaattattcattcaagtttttttttaataaaatagattATGAGTTAGCTTATCATCATTATAAAAGtattatatcattttatcctaataatatatatgttattcAAATTATTTCAAAAGCTTGTTATAACTTAGGATATATGCATTATTATGGAATTGGAGTACCAAAAAATATCGAAAAATCTTTGGCTTATTTTAATTCATCTATTAAAGTTTACCCATCATATAAAGTTCCATCAGTGTTATTTGTtttgtatataaaatttaataaatatatacataacttaaaaaaaaaaattagaaatttttttaactttttataa
- the MDR2 gene encoding ABC transporter B family member 2, putative codes for MDVSNYEYLRNFGVKNEIKRRTIYKEKIIYHVADTIIFTALFLSCYKFNITLSYNYEKEVFYSFYKSLVDLVFLNLARIIYTIILLFFYSRVNKLNILENVYVFSRHLTGFLVILNSIKMINFHYNINVEAKSYNGIYFNVVRIIIMIYSLISSIYYFFIQYKLYNVKKKCIIASSELEKILLKDIKLKKYKLFKGDFTNGLLDEECSNMNSTMITRENKSLLELNFSYSKLYDSGTLYKDLNELKVSKKKSQNLNDLLKEKNATELLLSKKKKKYKNNTIDDDTESYSTNINYLENKLTYNEFKNILLPYLWPSRRVDLKGNILILRFYVVLIFFFIILSKIFSVICPIYLGIASNDVLEKNFSNSVFNLGLYVTFFFISKFLKELCGILYSQVQQSAFIELQESVFQSFHNLSYEWYSNKNSGGIMRIVDRGTESANNLMNSLLMYIIPAIIEGVITCIIFIFKYKNSLLGSILFIGLTLYIYATIKITKWRKKIRTKANKMDNVYHDIAHDSLTNYETVKYFSNEKFEIKRFCNALSNYNRYNLKILNSLGILNSVQQFILNGTLFFTLFCVIYMIIENGADSGIFISVIVYITNVFSPLSILGTLYTNIVKSFTDINDLTDVLREKIHVPDDHNLEPFSLTSYEKKFGVSIQFIDVNFHYPSQPLNLSLKNIDIFIPAGTTCAIVGHTGSGKTTISKLLYRFYDAEGEIKIGGRNINEYTRNSVRNIIGIVPQDTILFNETIKYNILYGKLNATDEELIQAVKSAQLYDFIESLPKKWNTIVGDKGVKLSGGERQRISIARCLLKDPKIVIFDEATSLLDSRTEYLFQKAVEDLRKNRTLIIIAHRLSTISSAEQIILLNKGRIIERGNHHYLLKLNGEYSQMWNMQSKSNEKHNEENSSNDKKKSPKDNMGVTNSFKNEDIAGDKSGSDYNAYLFNGCNSTYNNNGSNMSIYEDNNNNNNNNINNNTNNKSNNINNINNSHNINDNNNNNVNNNNNNINNNTNNKSNNINNINNSHNINDNNNDNININNNDNNNNDNININNNVNNNNDNNNSNDNNNNVNNNNNNNNNNCNINNNNNNNSNNNNNNNSNNNNNNNNDMNNNNNNINNNK; via the coding sequence atggATGTATCTAACTATGaatatttaagaaattttggggttaaaaatgaaataaaaagaagaacaatatataaagaaaaaattatatatcatGTAGCAGATACTATAATATTTACAGCACTATTTTTAAGTTGTTACAAGTTTAACATAACGTTGTcatataattatgaaaagGAAGTATTTTATAGTTTTTATAAATCATTAGTTGatttagtttttttaaatttagcAAGAATAATCTACActattattttactttttttttattctagagtaaataaattaaatatattagaaaacGTTTATGTATTTTCTAGGCATTTAACTGGATTCTTAGTTATTTtaaattcaataaaaatgattaattttcattataatataaatgtgGAGGCAAAAAGTTATAAtggtatatattttaatgtagttagaataataattatgatatATAGCTTGATATCttcaatatattatttttttattcagtATAAGTTATACAATGTTAAGAAAAAATGCATAATAGCTAGCTcagaattagaaaaaattttattaaaagatataaaattaaaaaagtacAAGTTATTTAAAGGTGATTTTACTAATGGTTTATTAGATGAAGAGTGTAGCAACATGAATAGTACTATGATAACAAGAGAAAACAAAAGTTTATTAGAGTTGAATTTTTCTTATAGCAAATTATATGATTCAGGCACTTTATATAAagatttaaatgaattaaaagtATCCAAAAAAAAGTCGCAGAATTTAAATGacttattaaaagaaaaaaatgctacagaattattattatcgaaaaaaaaaaaaaaatataaaaataatactatTGATGATGATACCGAATCATATAGTACTAACATAAATTActtagaaaataaattaacatATAATGAATTTAAGAATATTCTACTACCATATTTATGGCCTAGTAGAAGAGTAGATTTAAaaggaaatattttaatattacgTTTTTATGTAGtgttaatctttttttttataatactaTCCAAAATATTTAGTGTGATATGTCCTATATATCTTGGTATTGCATCTAATGAtgttttagaaaaaaatttttcaaattctGTTTTTAATCTTGGGTTATATGTaacgtttttttttatttcaaaatttctGAAAGAATTATGTGGAATTTTATATTCACAGGTACAGCAGTCTGCTTTCATTGAATTACAAGAGTCCGTTTTTCAAAGTTTTCATAACTTATCATATGAATGGtattctaataaaaattcagGGGGAATTATGAGAATAGTTGATAGAGGAACAGAAAGTGCAAACAATTTAATGAATTCTTTGTTAATGTATATAATACCAGCAATAATAGAAGGAGTTATAActtgtataatatttatatttaaatataaaaatagtcTATTAGGAAGTATTTTGTTTATTGGATTAaccttatatatatatgcaacaataaaaataacaaaatggAGGAAGAAAATTAGAACAAAAGCAAATAAAATGGATAACGTATATCATGATATAGCACATGATTCGTTGACAAATTATGAAACTGTGAAGTATTTtagtaatgaaaaatttgaaataaaaagattTTGTAATGCATTATCTAATTATAATagatataatttaaaaattttaaatagtttAGGAATATTAAATAGTGTTCAGCAATTTATTTTGAATGgcactttattttttacctTGTTTTGTGTAATATACATGATAATAGAAAATGGAGCAGATAGCGgaatttttattagtgtAATAGTATATATAACAAATGTATTTTCTCCTTTAAGTATATTAGGTACGTTGTATACCAATATAGTCAAATCATTTACTgatataaatgatttaaCTGATGTCttaagagaaaaaatacATGTCCCAGATGACCACAATTTAGAACCTTTTTCATTGACATCTTATGAAAAAAAGTTTGGTGTAAGTATTCAATTTATTGACgttaattttcattatccTTCTCAACCACTTAatctttctttaaaaaatattgatatttTCATACCAGCTGGTACTACTTGTGCTATTGTTGGCCATACAGGTTCTGGAAAAACTACTATTTCCAAATTGCTATATCGATTTTATGATGCAGAAGGAGAGATAAAAATAGGTGgaagaaatataaatgaatatacgAGAAATTCTGTTAGAAACATAATAGGAATAGTACCTCAAGatactattttatttaatgaaactataaaatataatattttatatggaAAACTAAATGCAACAGATGAAGAATTAATACAAGCAGTAAAATCTGCTCAATTATATGATTTTATTGAATCCTTACCAAAGAAATGGAACACTATAGTCGGAGACAAAGGAGTTAAGTTATCAGGAGGAGAGAGACAAAGAATATCTATTGCTAgatgtttattaaaagatccaaaaattgttatttttgATGAAGCTACTAGTTTATTAGATTCAAGAACagaatatttatttcaaaagGCAGTAGAagatttaagaaaaaatagaactCTAATAATTATTGCTCATAGACTTAGCACCATTTCTTCTGCTGAACagattattttattaaataaaggaAGAATTATAGAAAGGGGAAAccatcattatttattaaaactcAATGGGGAATATTCACAAATGTGGAATATGCAATCGAAATCTAATGAAAAacataatgaagaaaattcttctaatgataaaaaaaaaagtccaAAAGATAATATGGGTGTAACAAATTCctttaaaaatgaagatatagCTGGTGATAAATCAGGTAGTGATTATAATGCATACTTATTTAATGGTTGTAATAGTACATATAATAACAATGGTAGTAATATGAGCATTTATGAggataacaataataataataataataatattaataataatactaataataaaagtaataatatcaataatattaataacagtcataatattaatgataataataataataatgttaataataataataataatattaataataatactaataataaaagtaataatatcaataatattaataacagtcataatattaatgataataataatgataatattaatattaacaataatgataataataataatgataatattaatattaacaataatgttaataataataatgataataataatagtaatgataataataataatgttaataataacaataataataataataataattgtaatattaataataataataataataatagtaataataataataataataacagcAACaacaacaataataataataatgatatgaataataataacaataatattaataataataaataa
- a CDS encoding U3 snoRNA-associated small subunit rRNA processing protein, putative, with protein MVKSYDRYEFEDCFGIVNSKSSNCVFLNYNNILSGHDECVSIWNINEKEIKKKLTVPFTPPYYFFTYHVTYICINEKNKNILAVGYINGSIRLFDIEKNKILSTFHGHTSSICKLKFNKNGNFLCSCSKDTNIILWDVINDKGVFKLEGHTNAVTDIEFLKIKNDYLDDFISNNLLISVSKDCLIKVWELNIQSCVQTLVDCEEEISCLLINESNTRLIIGCNSFLRIYKIDLYSNIKDKFTNCKIYISFLSTIKRPNNCRIQNMKMIFFIENDINFEEEENLHLTLKDDNNVGENDLNINGVNTNINDNNGGIKEDKNIINVLNNSLNNSLKICERTTYCFEGDNNGILVCCTNLKKIEFYKINSIKNQKKSEKAKKKRYIEKLKKKKKMIIKEQKRIEKFKGKNNIDYINLTYKLEEIEQEISIYNRYDIHTANDEIKYLFNYNCKFRLQNIDIYKKRKKDIFVYLLISFATNRLSIFEINLYDILNNKDMFIVKGEGKSKNSSNQIKEEESENKEKNEKEDKEKNSESEDEEEKNEKEDKEKYSESEDEEEKNEKEDKEKYSESEDEEEKKENEGKVEKSLKIIEKKIYDYSKCFKEICEINKGHNSSVNYLNLSENGELMVSICKRYVKIWNMKTFQNIITINSEGCTSAFFCHNDEYLVISDEYGYIFLYELKNIELKYIYKAHTNKIINLCKKSKSNSFLSVGEENYLKIFELTSSKEAIEHEESDEENKELREVANKKNSRSNDKKEINKINENEETVNQKDNFFLRFTEMDCYNLTDKVSCAIYSPNEEYISIGYLNNLIEVLYSDTLKLHLTLYGHSLPITCIDISKDNKLLASSSSDKFLFIWNLEYGSINKRLHINCDVLTKIQFFNESNNLISISRDGYIKMWDAVKFECICTIDGSFGILTSLVINYNDDFFLTSGTHKSIRYWKRGDDLIFLEEERDKELNLQIEKEAVRNDLAYPSSVEKNVLLNKATIKTIETIKSSEKLIEYLDIIDEELTLLDVYYKNLTAYQEAKKKNELPDFVQPPTKPNSRPELLNKDPYEFIIEIVCNIKNNILNEVLISLPFSYAYKLLDYIKTYLKSFYFFQKIQDNRKKFRSCGDFNFYVEYSINIVLNIINIYRNQFLFDTKFRFLLYELHELIIPHLRNSVEQCSFNQTTLNFLINSIEDDNLNLNDYDQEFLHTKKELRNKDKINTKIKNEKNVECLKTPGTNENEKEEFRNNKKKGNYEKINKDKNKNYDIIENNDVENNENKKNDKDMVNNKSGKSGKKKRKEEINGITTKKKGTEKYDKKKKKICKI; from the exons ATGGTGAAATCATATGATAGATATGAGTTTGAAGATTGTTTTGGGATAGTTAATTCAAAATCATCAAATTGcgtttttttaaattataacaatATTTTGTCag GACATGATGAATGTGTAAGTATATggaatattaatgaaaaagaaataaaaaaaaaattgacaGTTCCCTTTACACCaccttattatttttttacgtATCACGTTACatatatttgtataaatgagaaaaataaaaatattttagcaGTTGGATATATAAATGGTTCTATTAGATTATttgatatagaaaaaaataaaatattatcaacTTTCCATGGACATACTTCTTCTATatgtaaattaaaatttaataaaaatggtaACTTTTTGTGTTCATGTAGCAAAGATACGAATATAATATTATGGGATGTTATTAATGATAAAGGAGTATTTAAACTAGAAGGACACACCAATGCTGTTACTGATATAgagtttttaaaaataaaaaatgactATTTAGATGATTTTATtagtaataatttattaattagcGTATCAAAAGATTGTTTAATTAAGGTATGGGAGTTAAATATTCAATCATGTGTACAAACCCTAGTAGATTGCGAAGAAGAAATTAGttgtttattaataaatgaaagtaATACTAGATTAATTATTGGATGCAACtcttttttaagaatatataaaattgatttatattctaatattaaagataaatttaccaattgtaaaatttatataagcTTTTTGTCAACTATTAAGAGACCTAACAATTGTAGAATtcaaaatatgaaaatgattttttttattgaaaatgatattaattttgaagaagaagaaaatttacatttaacattaaaagatgataataatgtaggagaaaatgatttaaatataaacggtgttaatacaaatataaatgataacaATGGGGGcataaaagaagataaaaatattattaatgttcttaataattctttaaataattctttaaaaatttgtGAAAGAACAACCTACTGTTTTGAAGGGGATAACAATGGAATTCTAGTATGCTGtactaatttaaaaaaaatagaattttataagataaattcaataaaaaatcaaaaaaaatcagaaaaagcaaaaaaaaaaagatacatagaaaaattaaaaaaaaaaaaaaaaatgattataaaagaacaaaaaagaaTAGAGAAatttaaaggaaaaaataatattgacTATATTAATTTAACATATAAATTAGAAGAAATTGAACAGGAAATAAGTATTTATAACCGTTATGATATTCATACAGCCAacgatgaaataaaatatttatttaattataactGCAAATTCAGATTGCAAAATATagatatttacaaaaaaagaaaaaaagacatTTTTGTTTATCTCCTGATATCTTTTGCTACGAACCGCTTGAGTATATTTGAGATTAATCTATATGACATTTTGAATAACAAAGATATGTTTATTGTAAAAGGAGAAGGTAAATCAAAGAACAGTAGTAATCAAATTAAGGAGGAAGAaagtgaaaataaagaaaaaaatgaaaaagaagacaaagaaaaaaacagtGAAAGTGAAGacgaagaagaaaaaaatgaaaaagaagacaaagaaaaatatagtgAAAGTGAAGacgaagaagaaaaaaatgaaaaagaagacaaagaaaaatatagtgAAAGTGAAGacgaagaagaaaaaaaggaaaatgaaGGAAAAGTAGAAAAGAgcttaaaaataatagaaaaaaaaatatatgattatTCGAAATGCTTTAAAGAAATATGCGAGATAAACAAAGGACATAACAGTTCTGTGAACTATCTAAATTTATCAGAAAATGGAGAATTAATGGTTTCCATATGCAAGAGATATGTGAAAATTTGGAATATGAAAACTTTTCAGAATATAATTACAATTAATTCAGAAGGTTGCACAAGTGCATTTTTTTGTCATAATGATGAGTACTTAGTAATTAGTGATGAATAtggatatatttttttatatgaattaaaaaatattgaattaaaatatatatataaggcccatacaaataaaattattaatttatgtaaaaagTCGAAAAGTAACTCATTTTTATCAGTTGGagaagaaaattatttaaaaatttttgaacTTACTTCAAGTAAAGAGGCCATTGAGCATGAAGAAAGTGATGaggaaaataaagaattgaGAGAAGttgcaaataaaaaaaatagtagaagtaatgataaaaaagaaataaacaaaataaatgaGAACGAAGAAACAGTTAATCAAAAggataatttctttttaagaTTTACAGAAATGGATTGTTATAACTTAACAGATAAAGTAAGTTGTGCTATTTATTCTCCTAATGAAGAATACATTTCTATTGgttatttaaataacttaATAGAAGTATTATATAGTGACACTTTAAAATTGCATTTAACCTTATATGGACATAGTTTACCTATAACATGTATTGATATTTCAAAAGATAACAAATTGTTAGCTTCCAGTTCATcagataaatttttatttatctggAATTTAGAATATGGTAGTATAAATAAGAGATTACATATAAACTGTGATGTGTTAACaaaaattcaattttttaatgaaagtaataatttaataagtATATCAAGAGAtggttatataaaaatgtgggatgcagtaaaatttgaGTGTATTTGTACTATTGATGGAAGCTTTGGTATTCTTACTTCTTTagttattaattataatgatGATTTTTTCTTAACATCAGGAACTCATAAAAGTATCAGATACTGGAAAAGAGGAGatgatttaatatttttagaagAAGAAAGGGATAAAGAACTAAATTTACAAATTGAAAAAGAAGCTGTAAGGAATGATTTAGCATATCCATCCTCTGTTGAGAAAAATGTTTTACTAAATAAAGCTACTATAAAAACTATTGAAACTATTAAATCTTCTGAAAAACTAATCGAGTATCTTGATATAATAGACGAAGAATTAACTTTGTTAGatgtatattataaaaatttaacagCATACCaagaagcaaaaaaaaaaaatgaacttCCCGATTTTGTTCAACCACCCACCAAACCTAATTCTAGACctgaattattaaataaagatcCTTATGAATTCATTATTGAAATTGTatgtaatattaaaaataacattttaaATGAAGTTTTAATATCTTTGCCATTTTCCTAtgcatataaattattagattatattaaaacttatctaaaatctttttatttttttcaaaaaattcaAGATAACCGAAAAAAATTTCGTTCTTGTGGAGATTTCAATTTCTATGTAGAATATTCAATTAATATTGTTTTaaacataataaatatttatagaaaTCAGTTCTTGTTTGATACTAAGTTTAGATTTCTTTTATATGAATTACATGAATTAATTATCCCACATTTAAGAAACTCAGTAGAGCAGTGTTCGTTTAATCAAACGACcttgaattttttaataaactcTATAGAAgatgataatttaaatttgaaTGATTATGATCAGGAATTCTTACATACTAAGAAAGAATTAAggaataaagataaaataaatacaaaaataaaaaacgaGAAAAACGTAGAGTGTTTAAAGACCCCTGGtacaaatgaaaatgaaaaagaagaatttagaaacaataaaaaaaaggggaattatgaaaaaataaataaagataaaaataaaaactatgatataattgaaaataatgatgttgaaaataatgaaaataaaaaaaatgataaagatatggttaataataaaagtggTAAAagtggaaaaaaaaaaagaaaagaagaaataaatggAATAacgacaaaaaaaaaaggtacagaaaaatatgataaaaagaaaaaaaaaatctgtaaaatatga